ATCTACAACACTCTCTCAGATCCCTCTACTtcactccccagatccctctacatcACTCACCCAGATCTCTCTAGAACACTCCACCAGATCCctcacaacactcccccagatccctctgcaagactCTCCCAGATCCATCCACTCAACAATGGTCCCACAGTTCCCTCCACTCTCCCACACTTCCCTGGATCCCTCCGTTCTGCAACAGTCCCCCAGATCTCTCCACTctccaacactcccccagatccctcccctcacccacactcccccGGATCTCTcctctctacaacactcccccagatccctccccTATACAACAATCCCCCGGATCCCTCCTCTCTACAACACTCCACCAGATCCCTCCGCACCACAACACTTTCTCGGATTCTTcccctctacaacactcccccagatccctccgctCTACAACACTACCCCGGATTCCTCCATTCCACAACATTCCCCCCAGATCCCTCCCCTCTACAAcattcccccagatccctctgctctacaacactacCCCGGATTCCTCcattccacaacactccccccagaTCCCTcccctctacaacactcccccagatccctctgctctacaaccctcccccagatccctgccctctacaacactcccccagctCCCTCCCTCGACAACACTCCCCTGGATCTCTcccctctacaacactcccccagatccctctgctctacaacactacCCCGGATTCCTCcattccacaacactccccccctgATCCCTtccctctacaacactccccccagATCCCTcccctctacaacactcccccggaTCACAGGTCTGACCCACATTTCACCTCTCAAAATCTTACCCCTCACTTTTCCCTGGTTTTAATTCCACAGTCTGtgcctctgcccatctctcccaaCCTTTCCAGATCTGCTTCAATCTTTCACAACCACCTTCCCACCCCACACCACTGgaccacagaaccatagaacactacagcagagaaacagtccccttaggcccttctagtctgtgctgaaccattttcctGCCCCATCCCACTGCCCTTCtctcagtccataaccctccgtacctctcccatccatgtacccatccaaatac
This genomic window from Narcine bancroftii isolate sNarBan1 chromosome 3, sNarBan1.hap1, whole genome shotgun sequence contains:
- the LOC138756765 gene encoding uncharacterized protein; its protein translation is MLLSHHNSHPDPSTSLPHIPLQHFPRSLYITHPDPSRTLPQTLPQHFPRSLSNTHPDPSTRLTQFTRLSQIFLHYSPRSLHNTLTDPSTTLPQITQQHTLRFLNITHPDPSTTLSQIPLLHSPDPSTSLTQISLEHSTRSLTTLPQIPLQDSPRSIHSTMVPQFPPLSHTSLDPSVLQQSPRSLHSPTLPQIPPLTHTPPDLSSLQHSPRSLPYTTIPRIPPLYNTPPDPSAPQHFLGFFPSTTLPQIPPLYNTTPDSSIPQHSPQIPPLYNIPPDPSALQHYPGFLHSTTLPPDPSPLQHSPRSLCSTTLPQIPALYNTPPAPSLDNTPLDLSPLQHSPRSLCSTTLPRIPPFHNTPPLIPSLYNTPPRSLPSTTLPRITGLTHISPLKILPLTFPWF